GGCAATGAGCTTGTGGCGCATATTCGCAGCACTGAACCGAAAGATGATGGGTTTGGGTTGGCTGTTGCGGGGTATCCCGAGAAACACCTTGAAGCGCCCAATTTCGATACCGATATTGCAAATTTGAAGCGCAAGGTCGAGTCCGGTGGGGATATTGTTATTACGCAGCTTTTTTACAATAACGATTATTTTTTTCGCTTTGTCGATCGCGTGCGTGCAGCCAATATTACAGCACCTGTTGTTCCGGGGTTGATGCCGATTCTCGCGGCGGGACAGATACAGCGCATCGCGTCTTTGTGCGGGTCTGAGATTCCCGGGGATTTGCAGGATCAACTCAAGGGGGCTGTGGATGATGAAGATAAGGCGATGAAAATTGGGGTAGATCAATGCATCGAGCAGGCAACCGAATTGCTCGAACAGGGCGTGCCGGGTATTCACTTTTACGTGCTCAACAAGTCCATCCATATGCGTCGGATTATCAGTGCGCTTCCTCTCTGAGCGGAAATTTCTCAGTGATCAGCATGATTAGCTTTTTATTGGCGAATACCCTGTAGGTGC
The nucleotide sequence above comes from Gemmatimonadota bacterium. Encoded proteins:
- the metF gene encoding methylenetetrahydrofolate reductase [NAD(P)H], which produces MRFLDYFTGDQPVISFEIYPPQTQGGMRALKARVVPNLLKLNPSYMTVTYGAGGSTRAKTLEIASLIQNEFGLTAACHLTCVGSSRTDIDDILKAIRTEGIRNIVALRGDPPRGEDTFVPAKDGFAHGNELVAHIRSTEPKDDGFGLAVAGYPEKHLEAPNFDTDIANLKRKVESGGDIVITQLFYNNDYFFRFVDRVRAANITAPVVPGLMPILAAGQIQRIASLCGSEIPGDLQDQLKGAVDDEDKAMKIGVDQCIEQATELLEQGVPGIHFYVLNKSIHMRRIISALPL